Proteins from one Chitinophaga oryzae genomic window:
- a CDS encoding alkene reductase produces the protein MDINIFEPATVGSLQLNNRIAMAPMTRARNADGIPNENNALYYSQRAGAGLIITEGTAISDTSKGVLYIPGLYTSEQVEGWKKVTAAVHAKGGKIFTQLWHVGRVSHTSNQPNGQAPVSASDIQAAQSKAWGYDENGREGFVTASKPRALATEEVGQVAQDFARAAKNAVKAGFDGVELHGANGYLIEQFLNPHINNRTDQYGGSVENRSRFLLEAIDASIAAVGAAKVAIRLTPYGGLHELPHYDELEATYQYLAKELSDRKIAYIHIMDQQSRGSFALPEGFLERFRQWYDGVIILAGGMDREKSERLINAGTIDIAAFGEPFISNPDLVDRLQHNWPQTPPKRELHYGLTMEGYIDWKTYKEQEALSEAI, from the coding sequence ATGGACATAAACATTTTTGAACCGGCAACGGTCGGTTCACTGCAACTGAACAACCGCATAGCGATGGCTCCCATGACAAGGGCCAGGAACGCTGATGGTATCCCCAACGAAAACAACGCCCTTTATTATTCCCAGCGCGCAGGCGCAGGACTTATCATCACCGAAGGGACCGCTATATCCGATACGTCCAAAGGCGTGCTGTACATCCCCGGACTATATACCTCCGAACAGGTGGAAGGCTGGAAGAAAGTGACGGCAGCCGTGCACGCCAAAGGAGGTAAGATATTTACCCAGCTCTGGCATGTGGGCAGGGTGTCCCACACGTCCAATCAGCCCAACGGGCAGGCGCCGGTAAGCGCTTCAGACATACAGGCGGCGCAGTCCAAAGCCTGGGGATATGACGAAAACGGCCGGGAAGGTTTTGTGACCGCTTCCAAACCCCGCGCGCTGGCAACGGAAGAAGTGGGACAGGTAGCGCAGGATTTTGCCCGTGCGGCGAAAAACGCTGTCAAAGCAGGCTTCGATGGCGTAGAGCTGCATGGCGCCAACGGTTACCTGATAGAGCAGTTTTTAAACCCGCATATCAACAACCGGACGGACCAGTATGGCGGCAGCGTGGAAAACCGCAGCCGTTTCCTCCTTGAAGCGATCGACGCCAGCATAGCGGCGGTAGGCGCAGCAAAAGTAGCTATCCGGCTTACACCGTATGGCGGTCTGCATGAACTGCCGCACTACGACGAGCTGGAGGCTACCTATCAGTACCTCGCGAAGGAGCTGTCCGACAGGAAAATTGCCTATATCCATATTATGGACCAGCAGTCACGCGGGAGTTTTGCATTACCGGAAGGCTTCCTGGAACGGTTCCGGCAATGGTACGACGGCGTCATTATCCTGGCAGGCGGCATGGACCGGGAAAAATCTGAACGGCTGATCAACGCCGGCACCATCGATATCGCGGCTTTCGGAGAGCCGTTTATCTCCAACCCCGACCTGGTGGACAGGCTGCAGCACAACTGGCCGCAGACACCTCCAAAAAGAGAGCTGCACTACGGCCTCACAATGGAAGGATACATCGACTGGAAGACATACAAAGAGCAGGAAGCTTTAAGCGAAGCAATATAA